One window from the genome of Cricetulus griseus strain 17A/GY chromosome 2, alternate assembly CriGri-PICRH-1.0, whole genome shotgun sequence encodes:
- the Rbp7 gene encoding retinoid-binding protein 7 has product MPADLSGTWNLLSSDNFEGYMLALGIDFATRKIAKLLKPQKVIEQNGDSFTIHTYSSLRNYLVIFKVGEEFEEDNKGLDNRKCMSLVTWENDRLTCVQKGEKKNRGWSHWIEGDQLHLEMFCEGQVCKQTFQRA; this is encoded by the exons ATGCCAGCAGATCTCAGCGGCACCTGGAACCTTCTCAGCAGCGACAACTTCGAGGGCTACATGCTGGCCCTGG GTATCGACTTTGCAACTCGTAAGATTGCCAAGTTGCTGAAGCCACAGAAGGTGATTGAACAAAATGGAGATTCATTTACCATCCACACATACAGCAGCCTAAGGAACTATCTTGTTATATTCAAGGTTGGAGAAGAGTTTGAGGAAGATAACAAAGGCCTGGATAACAGAAAATGCATG AGCTTGGTTACCTGGGAGAATGACAGACTCACTTGTGTAcagaaaggggagaagaagaacaGAGGCTGGAGCCACTGGATTGAAGGGGACCAGCTCCACCTG GAAATGTTCTGTGAAGGCCAGGTGTGCAAACAAACATTCCAGAGAGCCTGA